A single window of Anopheles moucheti chromosome 2, idAnoMoucSN_F20_07, whole genome shotgun sequence DNA harbors:
- the LOC128303559 gene encoding monocarboxylate transporter 12, translated as MQPNAKSGQADRFRLPEEGDPEDGTTEDDYELVPPDGGWGWLVLAGSMLVNILVPGTIKSFGVLFVEFLEAFQASPSSAAWIPALCYFLYSSLGPLSSILSVKYSYRTVTIVGGTFAAVGMIITFWATSVNYLYISYGVLVGTGAGLSFPPTVYIVTSYFVKLRGLANGLCISGSALGSIILPPVLRFLLENYGYRGACLIMGGITLNVWVAAIFYEPVEKHMKRVRKVQPEVDGEEQTAVVPKFAITGDDTPTISTPTLEHKSPDIFRFNPKNGLIDSFARSASAAAVPVSYARDRDDILGAGVGGGNQRQRKISTPIKEEHRNLTFTSQLSSNSFLGNEGTLGSYFRLNRLNSIRSGIGQQGSGGQQLQHRPPKRSPSTSSFQYMSTPFHGSTLSTHQPKEFASHLSLRSFGGSVSRGKASAPEEDKADRNKPDKKSDKTFFDLSLLSDPAYLVILISNSTNAIGYTNFIILLPAYAISLGFDKSLAAYLLSIVSTLDLVGRIGGSALSDTNLIPKTWYFVGGLSISGLALALLPTVSDYTMVSVFCGLFGLASGTYVGITAVIMADMLGTERLTSSYGISLFVNGILQLIGPPICGVIFERMGLYQPLFTALGFVLLGGSALWGFMPLINRQKRRKAQAEAKVAAEATKVLADHPQQPFDEDDDVPLQLKRDLVDKSLVA; from the exons ATGCAACCGAATGCTAAATCCGGCCAAGCAGACCGATTCCGACTGCCTGAGGAAGGTGATCCAGAGGACGGTACAACCGAAGATGACTACGAACTCGTACCGCCGGACGGTGGCTGGGGATGGCTTGTACTGGCCGGTTCCATGCTGGTGAACATTCTCGTCCCGGGCACGATCAAAAGCTTTGGTGTGCTGTTTGTGGAGTTTTTGGAAGCATTCCAGGCATCCCCATCGTCGGCAGCCTGGATTCCGGCACTTTGCTACTTTCTGTACAGCTCGCTGGGACCGCTTTCGAGTATCCTGTCGGTGAAGTACAGCTACCGTACGGTTACGATCGTCGGCGGAACGTTTGCGGCGGTCGGTATGATCATCACGTTCTGGGCCACCTCGGTGAACTATCTGTACATCAGTTATGGTGTGTTGGTGGGTACCGGAGCGGGTCTATCCTTCCCGCCGACTGTTTACATCGTAACGTCGTACTTCGTGAAGCTGCGCGGTCTTGCGAACGGGCTGTGCATCTCAGGCAGTGCGCTCGGTTCGATCATCCTGCCACCGGTGTTGCGTTTCCTACTCGAGAACTATGGTTATCGGGGTGCCTGCCTCATCATGGGTGGTATTACGCTGAATGTATGGGTGGCGGCCATTTTTTACGAACCGGTCGAGAAACATATGAAGCGGGTCCGTAAGGTACAGCCGGAGGTGGATGGCGAGGAACAGACGGCAGTGGTT CCAAAGTTCGCCATTACCGGCGATGACACTCCGACCATCTCGACGCCCACGCTGGAGCACAAATCTCCGGACATATTTCGCTTCAATCCAAAGAATGGACTCATCGACAGTTTCGCCCGAAGCGCATCGGCTGCAGCCGTCCCGGTTTCGTACGCACGGGATCGAGATGATATACTCGGTGCAGGAGTTGGTGGTGGTAATCAACGGCAGCGGAAAATAAGCACACCCATCAAGGAGGAGCATCGAAACCTTACCTTCACCAGCCAACTGAGCTCGAACTCGTTCCTTGGCAACGAGGGCACACTGGGTTCGTACTTCCGCCTCAACCGACTGAACTCGATACGCAGTGGAATCGGTCAGCAGGGAAGTGGCGGGCAACAGTTGCAACATCGACCACCGAAGCGTTCCCCATCGACCAGCAGCTTCCAGTACATGAGCACACCGTTCCACGGCAGCACACTCTCCACTCATCAGCCGAAAGAGTTCGCATCCCATCTGTCGCTGCGTTCGTTCGGTGGCAGTGTATCGCGGGGCAAAGCATCTGCCCCGGAAGAAGACAAAGCGGACCGAAACAAACCGGATAAGAAAAGCGATAAGACGTTCTTCGATCTGTCGTTGCTTAGCGATCCGGCCTACCTCGTGATCCTGATCTCGAACTCAACGAACGCGATCGGTTACACTAACTTTATCATTCTTCTGCCGGCATACGCCATTTCGCTCGGGTTTGACAAGAGTTTGGCCGCGTACCTGCTATCGATCGTGTCGACGCTGGATCTGGTCGGCCGCATTGGTGGATCGGCCCTGTCCGACACCAATCTCATCCCCAAGACGTGGTACTTCGTTGGTGGTTTGTCGATATCGGGCTTAGCGCTTGCACTGTTACCAACCGTGAGCGACTACACAATGGTGAGCGTGTTTTGCGGCTTGTTTGGGCTCGCTTCCGGTACGTACGTCGGCATCACGGCGGTCATTATGGCGGATATGTTGGGTACCGAGCGCCTTACCTCATCGTACGGCATTAGTCTGTTCGTAAACGGCATCCTACAACTGATTGGACCGCCGATCTGTGGAGTGATCTTCGAACGGATGGGTCTATACCAACCGCTGTTCACGGCGCTCGGTTTTGTGCTGCTCGGCGGGTCGGCCCTGTGGGGCTTTATGCCTTTGATTAATCGCCAGAAGCGCAGAAAAGCGCAGGCAGAGGCTAAAGTGGCAGCAGAAGCCACGAAGGTACTTGCTGATCATCCACAGCAACCGTTTGACGAGGACGATGATGTGCCGTTGCAGTTGAAACGCGATTTAGTGGACAAGTCACTTGTCGCTTAG